The sequence ATGGGGTGGTTTTAAAATCGACTGCCCTACTGATGTAGCTGACAATCGGTTTCCTATTTCATCTCTGGCTGCATTTGTGTGCGAAAGGATGCACATACCCTCATTGGGTAGTTCCCAATTTTTCGCGAGAATTGCTAGCTTAGCCACGAGCAGTGTTGTTTTTCCACTGCCTGGGCAAGCCTCAATATCGATAGTTTTTTCAGCCTTTAAAACATCTATTCTTGGAGATTCTTGATCATCTTTGAAGGCGTCTCTGGGTAGCCCCATAGTGGAACAAACCCATTCGATATCACAGTCCTTTATCTTGAACAAACTCCGCTCATTGCTATTCACAGGAAATCTCCTAAGGAACCTCTGAATTTTATGCAAATTTTATAGATTTAATTAAATTTTCAGTATTTTTCCCCCAATAAGAAAAAAATCGCAGCATATCCTCGGTAATTTACCCTAAATTCAGGCCAAAACCTGAATTTAGGACGCACTGTCCCTCAGGACAGCAAATACCGTTTGCATGTAACAAGGTTTGCGAACCCCGCCAACAAATACAAACGCTCCGTATTTTTCGTCAATCCGCGATAGCGGGTTTTACTGTAACCAAACTGCTGTTTAATAATGCGAAACGGATGTTCCACTTTCGCGCGTACACTCGCCTTGATTTTTTCAATCTGTGCCGCTGCGCCGCTTAAGGTCTTTCGTTTTCCGGGGCGGTAGCCAACAAACCAGTTTATATCCAGGTCTTGTGCCTCGTCCCGTTTTTCAATCCCGAGGTAACCCGCATCACCCCACATACGATTTTCGTAACCATGCAGTAATTGTCTGCCTAAATTTATATCGTGAACATTGGCCGGGGTGGTAGCCATGCTATGGATTACACCAAACGCATCGTCTACGCCAATGTGCATTTTCATTCCAAAATGCCATTCATTCCCCTTTTTGGTTTGGTGCATCTCGGGATCGCGCTGGCCGGATTCGTTTTTTGTCGACGTCGGTGCGCTGATAATAGTGGCATCAACAATCGTTCCTTCCTTAAAGGAAAGGCCTTGTTTGGCAAGGTGTTTGTTTATTTTGGAAAACAGTTTCTTCCCGAGGTTATGTCTTTCGAGCAAGTGACGGAAGTTTAAAATCGTTGTTTCGTCCGGAACAGTATCAATACTGATTCCGGCAAAGCGTCTCATGGATTCAACTTCGTACAGGGTGTCCTCCATCGCAGGGTCGCTGAGATTATAAAACAGTTGCATGCAGTGAATCCGAAGCATGCTTGAAAGCGGGAACGGCTTGCGACCCCGCAGTGATTTTGAGTAGTAGCGGGCTATCGGCCTTTCGAGCTCATTCCAGGGGAGGAGTTTATCCATCTCAAGAAGGAATTTTTCCCTGCGGGTTTGTTTGCGTTTTGCCTGGCCTTCGGCATCTGAAAAGCTTAACTGGGACATAATGTTTGCTCCGACTTGAGATGACCCGTATTATCGCAGATATTCGGTATTTTTCAGAGGTTTCCTAATTCATTGAGCTTGTATAAGCGGTTCAGTTACATGTTCAATGGCTTCCACTATATATGCTGGAAGTTTCTGGATTAGCAGTTCCGGAGTGAGAGAATGCTTTTCGATTGAGTTGGTTAATATCTCAGCTAGATACTGAGCCGTAATTGTTTTTGAAGTTGAGTTAGACCCAGTAAGTGGAGCGTAAATCGCAGAGCAGAGTTCTTCAGTCGAAGAGTATTGCGATTTCATTTCCTCAAATTCAGCACACGCTTCTTTATATACAGTGGCAAGGTCTGTTTTCGCCTCATTGATTTTTTCGTCCTTTTTTGCGTAACATGTGGCCAGAAATAGTTCCCATGAAAGCCCTGAATGGGCTAAATCATACTCAAGTGTCCACTCCCCAGCTACAAAAGACTGTACACATTGTTCATTTGCTTTGTCGCGTATCTCGTCCCGCTTCTGTTGCAGCTTAGGTCCTGGATAGTCGCTTTTTACCCTCCATCTTCGTTTTGAATTATCGGGCTTCCCTAAAGAAGGGATAGGCTTACCTTCTTCTAGCTTATTCAATAAGACTGGTGCGCAATCAGGCATAACATCGAGATCTGTAATACAGGCAACAGGTATGTTTAAGCCATTTTTTTCGGTAGGTGCGTTGCGCATGAAAACCCTCCCATATCTACTAAGGCCCACACCTCCGACATTTACTATTGATACGCCGTATCTTTCAAAGCTTCGCCCAATTAGCCTGGCTAATACGGGAAGTAATATGCTCTCGGCATCCCCTTCAACTATCGCAACCCCTCGAGCAAAGAACAAATTTGCTTTTGTTGAGTCAAGAAAACGCTCTAGGAAGCGATAATCCGATTTTGATAACTTAGTTTCTTCGCTCTTCATCGAAAATGGTTTTCCATTGCGGATTAGAACCAAATTATTCAGAGGGATTTGTGAGGCTAGATTTGGGCTGTGTGTGGTAGCAAAGATTTGCAACTGCTGACCATCAGCTCTACCCTGCGAAATCTGATTCTGTAAAAATGTCATTAACCTCAGCTGTCTTTGAGGGTGCAGGTGAGCCTCAGGTTCTTCGATGAGTAGTAAAGGGAAGCCTTCAGACTCGGACTTCATTAGTAAAAGTTCGCATGCCATAAACAGCATGTTGTTAGAGCCTAGGCCTTTTAAGTCTAGCTCTTCGTTGGGAAGGTCGATTTTAAGATTGAGTTCCAGTTTCTCTAGGAGTTGCCTGAGCCTAGTTCCGTTATCTGCACTTCCATTAATCCGTATCTGAGCCTTTACGTTGTCCCCTTGGAATGACAGGGGAGCTATATACTCTGAATTCAGCTTCTCTTTGGTGTTTTTTATGCCGGGTGCATTTTCAATTAGGTGATTAGAGTAATCACCTATGCCAAGGATACTTAGGCTGGCAGGATCTAAGCTGGGGAGCTGGTCGGGCTCAAAATTATTCCCATTGTTTTTGATGTCTTCCGTGTGCTGGAGTATTTGTGATAAGCGTGAGCCTCGACCGGAGGACATTTCTCTCTCTGCATCTCGTAACGGTCTTAGGTATGTTGCCTGGAGCAGAAAGCGCTTACTTGCATCGAGGTGTTGTCCATCTCCATCAATTCCTGTTTTCCATTCAATAGGAAAAAATAGTCGACCAGATTTAGAGTTTTCTGTGCGCTTAGCGTTCCAGTTCAGTATTAGCTGCGTTTCGCTTCCATTGGTGCCATAGGTAAGGTATTGAGCGAAGCACTTGCGGTCACTTGCGCATAGCCCGCTAAACGTAAGTGTTATGTTTATTTCACTAGCTCTTGAGCCCTGTTGGGTGAAGTGAAAATCTGATGTTTCCAGCCTAACTCGATCTTGGTCCCTGGTTCCTAGTACGAGCCTTAGAGCATCGATTACGGCAGTCTTGCCTGAATCATTTTCGCCAACGAAAGCTGTTAATCCTGGGCGTAATTTTAGGGTAAAAGCGTTTTCGCCAACCCCGAACAAACGAAAGTTCTCAATTGAGATTGCTGAGATATACACACCTATTCTCCAATACAGGTTTTCCAAATTATTATTTCGGCGGTAACATCCTAAGTATTCTAGCTGTAAAGAAAGCGGAGGTTTTCTTTACCAAAGAGAAAAGGTCTTGAAATCGAAAAACGCGTAGGGCCAGACCTTACCTTTGACATACCGTAGCCACGCACTATGTCCGCCAAGGGTCGCTTGCAGACACCAGCAAGAGTTTGCAACACGCCAAACTCAAAGTTGCTGATATGGGCCATTAAAAGTTCTCAGCGAAAGGTTCCAGCGCTTCATCCCCACAAAAAATTATATGAAACCATATAATTTATCCTTAGATATCAATAGGTTACAAAATATAATCGCTTGACACAGTCTTTCTTACGCTATACCTTTTTCAGTACAAAACTAGTCCCATTCCTGTAACACATAGTAGTCCACAGGAGATGTCATGACCCCTTTCGGCCGAATGCTCGAACAGCTACGAAGAAGCCGTGGTTTACAGCAGTCGCAACTGGCTGCTGAAGCTGGGGTTCAGTCTTGCTACATCTCCGCCATGGAGAATGGCCGTAAAGGTCCGCCATCCTTAAGTGTATTCGACCAGCTTACCCAAGTTCTCGATCTATCAGAAGCCGAAAAGCGTGATTTGTGGCGCGCAGGTCTTCAATCAAAGAAAACGCGGAAAATGCCGCCAGACACCTCTACTAACGAGTATGTACTCGTTGACGAGCTTTGGGAGCGCTTAGGCAGCCTGACCGAAAATCAAATTAACTTGATTTCTTTAGCGTTAAAAACAGCGACCAGCGATGGAGGGAGGCGATATAGAGAGATTTGATGAGATCAGATACTAAAACAGGCCAATCCCGAAGGACTGACCTGCTTAGAATTGAGATTGCTCTCGCTTAGACAACCTGAGTATCTCTGCTTCATCTTCAGCAGTCAAGCACTTCTGTTCCGGCCTCCTTTGCACGGTTAAAAATGTTACCAAATTCGGTAAGGCTTGCTTGCGCCTATCAGATAACTGGATAGCGCCAAGTTTGAGCGGGTGAATGTTAAACCCTCATACAAGCCTCCGACACGGTAAGGGGGACTTATGCCTATTAAAAAGCCAGAGCTAGTTAAGCATCTAAAGAAAATTGGAGTGACAGAAGAAGGGATCGCCTACGTACTCAGGGTCCATAATAAGTTTGCACCAAGCAGAAAGGCAAACGGCCTATTTGGGTGTGTACATGACACTTATGCATCCCGTAAAAATGGGTTTACCGTCAATTCAGAATCCAGACATTACGAGGCGCCATTCATACTGTGGTGCGAACTCAATAAAAACGTTCTTATTTATTGGGATCAACCTGAAAAAATTAAAATTTCATTTGTCGCTAATAGCAGAAAAACGACCATACTGACTACCGAAGATGTGTTGGTCATAGAAAATGACAAGGCATACTTGGTTGAATGTAAACCTCACCGAGAGATGGAAAAGCTCACGCTAGAATATCCTGGAAGATATAACAGAACAGAACATGGTTTCTCTTGCCCACCAGCCATCCAAGCTTGCCAGAAAATGGGGATGGGACACAGAGTGGTCACCGAGTTGAACTTTTCCGTCAATTTCGTTCGAAATTGCTATTTCCTATTGGAGTTCATTGACCAACAAACTTCAGTTAATGAACATACCAAAGAAAAATTTAAATTCTTTATTGATACACAAGGAGGCAGAGTAAAGTTAAACTCACTTCAAAGGGAGTTTAGCCAAGAAACGGTATTCTCTTTAATACTAGAAAACTCACTATTCTTCGATTTCGATTTTGATCTGCTTCACATTCCAGATCGTTGCCATATTTATGCAAACAAACATCACCTTGATGCTATTAGTCTTTGCAGAAAGAATAATGCATTAATACAAGCCAGATCAATTCTCGACCTAGAATTTCAACCACACCTATGGATCAATTCGACTCAGCACGTCATCACTTCATTTTCTCCAGAACACAATATTGCGGTGTCATTGCGATCCAATACTGCCGCGATATTACTTCCAAAAACAGAAATAG comes from Teredinibacter turnerae and encodes:
- a CDS encoding ATP-dependent nuclease, with protein sequence MYISAISIENFRLFGVGENAFTLKLRPGLTAFVGENDSGKTAVIDALRLVLGTRDQDRVRLETSDFHFTQQGSRASEINITLTFSGLCASDRKCFAQYLTYGTNGSETQLILNWNAKRTENSKSGRLFFPIEWKTGIDGDGQHLDASKRFLLQATYLRPLRDAEREMSSGRGSRLSQILQHTEDIKNNGNNFEPDQLPSLDPASLSILGIGDYSNHLIENAPGIKNTKEKLNSEYIAPLSFQGDNVKAQIRINGSADNGTRLRQLLEKLELNLKIDLPNEELDLKGLGSNNMLFMACELLLMKSESEGFPLLLIEEPEAHLHPQRQLRLMTFLQNQISQGRADGQQLQIFATTHSPNLASQIPLNNLVLIRNGKPFSMKSEETKLSKSDYRFLERFLDSTKANLFFARGVAIVEGDAESILLPVLARLIGRSFERYGVSIVNVGGVGLSRYGRVFMRNAPTEKNGLNIPVACITDLDVMPDCAPVLLNKLEEGKPIPSLGKPDNSKRRWRVKSDYPGPKLQQKRDEIRDKANEQCVQSFVAGEWTLEYDLAHSGLSWELFLATCYAKKDEKINEAKTDLATVYKEACAEFEEMKSQYSSTEELCSAIYAPLTGSNSTSKTITAQYLAEILTNSIEKHSLTPELLIQKLPAYIVEAIEHVTEPLIQAQ
- a CDS encoding helix-turn-helix domain-containing protein yields the protein MTPFGRMLEQLRRSRGLQQSQLAAEAGVQSCYISAMENGRKGPPSLSVFDQLTQVLDLSEAEKRDLWRAGLQSKKTRKMPPDTSTNEYVLVDELWERLGSLTENQINLISLALKTATSDGGRRYREI
- a CDS encoding IS5 family transposase translates to MSQLSFSDAEGQAKRKQTRREKFLLEMDKLLPWNELERPIARYYSKSLRGRKPFPLSSMLRIHCMQLFYNLSDPAMEDTLYEVESMRRFAGISIDTVPDETTILNFRHLLERHNLGKKLFSKINKHLAKQGLSFKEGTIVDATIISAPTSTKNESGQRDPEMHQTKKGNEWHFGMKMHIGVDDAFGVIHSMATTPANVHDINLGRQLLHGYENRMWGDAGYLGIEKRDEAQDLDINWFVGYRPGKRKTLSGAAAQIEKIKASVRAKVEHPFRIIKQQFGYSKTRYRGLTKNTERLYLLAGFANLVTCKRYLLS